A region of Arabidopsis thaliana chromosome 5, partial sequence DNA encodes the following proteins:
- the KAC1 gene encoding kinesin like protein for actin based chloroplast movement 1 (kinesin like protein for actin based chloroplast movement 1 (KAC1); FUNCTIONS IN: microtubule binding, protein binding, microtubule motor activity; INVOLVED IN: preprophase band assembly, chloroplast avoidance movement, chloroplast accumulation movement, cytokinesis; LOCATED IN: cytosol, plasma membrane, membrane, cell plate, phragmoplast; EXPRESSED IN: 24 plant structures; EXPRESSED DURING: 13 growth stages; CONTAINS InterPro DOMAIN/s: Kinesin, motor region, conserved site (InterPro:IPR019821), Kinesin, motor domain (InterPro:IPR001752); BEST Arabidopsis thaliana protein match is: kinesin like protein for actin based chloroplast movement 2 (TAIR:AT5G65460.1); Has 13820 Blast hits to 12778 proteins in 615 species: Archae - 30; Bacteria - 578; Metazoa - 6060; Fungi - 1488; Plants - 1898; Viruses - 6; Other Eukaryotes - 3760 (source: NCBI BLink).), giving the protein MADQRSKTNRWNWEVSGFEPRKSSSNASFAESTGHRTTGPLLRRNSISTPSLPPKQAIASKVNGLKEKVKLAKEDYLELRQEATDLQEYSNAKLDRVTRYLGVLAEKSRKLDQFVLETEARISPLINEKKRLFNDLLTAKGNIKVFCRARPLFEDEGPSVIEFPGDCTICVNTSDDTLSNPKKDFEFDRVYGPHVGQAALFSDVQPFVQSALDGSNVSILSYGQTNAGKTYTMEGSNHDRGLYARCFEELFDLANSDSTSTSRFSFSLSVFEIYNEQIRDLLSETQSNLPNINMDLHESVIELGQEKVDNPLEFLGVLKSAFLNRGNYKSKFNVTHLIVSIHIYYSNTITGENIYSKLSLVDLAGSEGLIMENDSGDHVTDLLHVMNSISALGDVLSSLTSGKDSIPYDNSILTRVLADSLGGSSKTLMIVNICPSVQTLSETISCLNYAARARNTVPSLGNRDTIKKWRDVASDARKELLEKERENQNLKQEVVGLKKALKDANDQCVLLYSEVQRAWKVSFTLQSDLKSENIMLVDKHRLEKEQNSQLRNQIAQFLQLDQEQKLQMQQQDSAIQNLQAKITDLESQVSEAVRSDTTRTGDALQSQDIFSPIPKAVEGTTDSSSVTKKLEEELKKRDALIERLHEENEKLFDRLTERSMAVSTQVLSPSLRASPNIQPANVNSRGEGYSAEAVALPSTPNKNNGAITLVKSGTDLVKTTPAGEYLTAALNDFDPEEYEGLAAIADGANKLLMLVLAAVIKAGASREHEILAEIRDSVFSFIRKMEPRRVMDTMLVSRVRILYIRSLLARSPELQTIRVSPVECFLEKPNTGRSKSTSRGSSPGRSPVRYLDTQIHGFKVNIKAERRNKLASVVSRMRGLEQDAGRQQVTGVKLREMQDEAKSFAIGNKALAALFVHTPAGELQRQIRLWLAENFEFLSVTSDDVSGGNGGQLELLSTAIMDGWMAGLGAAVPPHTDALGQLLSEYAKRVYTSQMQHMKDIAGTLAAEEAEDAGQVSKLRSALESVDHKRRKILQQMKSDAALLNLEEGSSPIPNPSTAAEDSRLASLISLDGILKQVKEITRQASVHVLSKSKKKALLESLDELTERMPSLLDIDHPCAQREIATAHQLVETIPEQEDTNILEQSHDRRPSLESISSGETDVSQWNVLQFNTGSSAPFIIKCGGNNNSELVIKADARVQEPKGGEIVRVVPRPSVLVNMSLEEMKQMFVQLPEALSLLALARTADGTRARYSRLYKTLAMKVPSLKDLVSELE; this is encoded by the exons aTGGCCGATCAGAGAAGTAAAACCAATAGATGGAACTGGGAGGTGAGTGGGTTCGAACCGAGGAAGTCTTCTTCCAATGCATCGTTTGCGGAGAGTACTGGTCACCGTACGACTGGTCCTCTGCTTCGCCGGAACTCGATTTCGACTCCCTCGCTTCCGCCTAAGCAAGCAATTGCATCTAAGGTTAACGGATTAAAGGAGAAAGTTAAG CTTGCGAAAGAAGATTACTTGGAGTTGAGACAAGAAGCTACTGATCTTCAGGAGTATTCTAATGCTAAGCTTGACAGGGTTACACGTTACTTAGGTGTTTTGGCTGAGAAAAGTCGTAAATTGG ATCAGTTTGTCCTTGAGACTGAGGCTAGGATATCTCCACTTATCAATGAGAAGAAAAGACTGTTCAATGACTTGTTAACGGCCAAAG GGAACATAAAGGTATTTTGCCGTGCAAGGCCATTGTTTGAGGATGAAGGTCCCTCTGTTATAGAGTTCCCTGGGGATTGCACCATATGTGTAAACACTAGTGATGATACTCTGTCCAATCCCAAGAAGGACTTTGAATTTGACCGAGTTTACGGACCTCATGTTGGACAAG CTGCACTGTTTAGCGATGTCCAACCTTTTGTTCAATCTGCACTGGATGGATCTAACGTCTCCATATTGTCATATGGACAAACTAATGCAGGGAAGACATACACCATG GAAGGTTCGAATCACGATCGTGGTTTATATGCTCGATGTTTTGAGGAACTCTTCGACCTAGCCAATTCGGATTCAACTTCGACATCACGAttcagtttctctctttcagtGTTTGAGATCTATAATGAACAG ATCAGGGATCTACTTTCGGAAACTCAGAGCAACTTGCCCAATATCAACATGGATTTACATGAATCTGTTATAGAACTCGGACAGGAAAAAGTTGATAATCCATTGGAGTTCTTAGGAGTCTTAAAATCTGCATTTCTGAACCGGGGCAactataaatcaaaatttaatgtGACACATCT GATTGTCTCAATACACATATACTATAGCAACACGATTACTggagaaaacatatatagcaAGCTCTCTCTGGTTGACTTGGCTGGAAGTGAAGGTTTAATCATGGAAAATGATAGTGGAGACCACGTCACTGATCTGCTGCATGTCATGAATTCGATTTCAGC GTTGGGAGATGTTTTATCCTCGTTGACATCCGGAAAGGATTCAATTCCTTATGATAATTCAATTCTTACAAGAGTACTTGCAGATTCCCTAG GAGGAAGTTCCAAAACATTGATGATCGTTAACATCTGTCCAAGTGTGCAAACCTTGTCTGAGACAATCTCATGTCTCAATTATGCTGCTAGAGCTCGGAATACTGTACCAAGCCTTGGCAATCGAGATACAATCAAGAAATGGAGAGATGTG GCAAGTGATGCTCGGAAGGAGCtgttggagaaggagagagaaaaTCAGAATCTGAAACAAGAGGTTGTGGGCTTAAAAAAAGCTCTTAAAGATGCAAATGACCAGTGTGTATTACTCTACAGTGAAGTGCAGAGAGCGTGGAAAGTTTCATTTACATTGCAATCAGATTTAAAG TCAGAGAATATTATGCTTGTAGACAAACATAGACTAGAGAAGGAGCAGAATTCTCAGTTAAGGAATCAAATAGCTCAATTTTTACAGTTGGATCAGGAACAGAAGCTGCAAATGCAACAACAAGATTCCGCCATTCAAAATCTCCAG GCTAAAATTACAGACTTGGAATCACAAGTAAGTGAAGCCGTTAGATCTGACACAACAAGAACAGGAGATGCCTTGCAATCTCAGGACATATTTTCTCCAATACCAAAAGCGGTTGAGGGTACAactgattcttcttctgttaCCAAGAAACTTGAGGAAGAATTGAAAAAACGTGATGCACTGATTGAG AGGTTGCatgaagaaaacgaaaagTTGTTTGACAGATTAACAGAAAGGTCAATGGCTGTTTCGACCCAG gtgTTGAGTCCCTCATTAAGAGCTTCGCCAAACATTCAGCCTGCCAATGTTAACAG TAGGGGTGAAGGATATTCGGCAGAAGCCGTTGCTTTACCATCTACACCAAATAAGAATAACGGAGCGATTACGTTAGTAAAATCTGGCACTGATTTAGTAAAAACCACTCCAGCTGGAGAATACTTGACAGCTGCATTGAATGACTTTGACCCTGAAGAATATGAAGGTCTTGCTGCCATTGCTGACGGCGCAAACAAGCTACTAATGCTG GTTTTGGCAGCTGTCATCAAGGCTGGTGCTTCCAGAGAGCATGAAATCCTTGCTGAGATTAGAGATTCTGTCTTTTCATTTATTCGGAAAATGGAACCAAGAAGAGTAATGGATACCATGCTTGTTTCCCGAGTTAGGATACTATACATAAGGTCCTTACTGGCACGATCACCGGAGCTTCAGACTATCAGG GTCTCTCCTGTCGAGTGCTTTCTTGAGAAGCCTAATACTGGTAGAAGTAAAAGCACTAGCAGGGGTAGCAGCCCAGGTAGATCCCCTGTTCGATATCTTGATACGCAGATCCATGGCtttaaagtaaatataaaggcagaaaggagaaacaagtTGGCATCTGTGGTATCAAGAATGCGTGGACTTGAACAG GATGCTGGGAGGCAGCAAGTTACTGGAGTTAAGCTGCGGGAAATGCAAGATGAAGCCAAAAGTTTTGCTATTGGGAACAAAGCCTTGGCTGCGTTATTTGTTCACACTCCGGCTGGTGAACTGCAGCGACAGATTCGGCTATGGCTTGcagaaaattttgagtttctttccGTGACCTCAGATGATGTATCGGGAGGAAACGGTGGCCAACTAGAGCTTCTTTCCACAGCAATTATGGATGGTTGGATGGCTGGACTAGGGGCCGCTGTGCCACCTCATACAGATGCTCTCGGGCAGCTTCTGTCCGAGTATGCAAAACGTGTCTATACTTCTCAAATGCAGCACATGAAG GATATTGCTGGTACCTTGGCGGCAGAAGAGGCAGAAGATGCTGGTCAAGTGTCTAAGCTTCGATCAGCTCTTGAGTCCGTTGaccacaaaagaagaaag ATTTTACAACAAATGAAAAGTGATGCAGCTTTGCTTAACCTGGAAGAAGGCAGTTCTCCTATTCCAAACCCTTCGACGGCAGCTGAAGACTCAAGATTAGCATCTCTCATTTCTCTGGATGGCATTTTGAAGCAAGTCAAG GAAATCACAAGACAAGCCTCTGTCCATGTTTTGAgtaaaagcaagaagaaagcATTACTTGAGTCCCTTGATGAACTCACTGAGCGGATGCCTTCTCTTCTTGATATCGACCATCCATGCGCACAAAGAGAAATTGCTACAGCACACCAGTTGGTCGAG ACGATTCCTGAACAAGAGGACACTAATATTCTGGAACAATCACACGACCGGAGACCCTCATTAGAATCAATATCCTCAGGTGAAACTGATGTATCTCAGTGGAACGTTTTGCAATTCAACACAGGCTCTTCAGCCCCATTCATCATAAAATGTGGAGGCAACAACAACTCAGAGCTCGTGATCAAGGCTGATGCACGCGTTCAAGAGCCCAAAGGAGGTGAAATTGTCAGAGTTGTCCCAAGACCTTCTGTGCTAGTAAACATGAGCTTAGaggaaatgaaacaaatgttTGTGCAATTACCCGAAGCTCTAAGTTTGCTGGCTTTAGCTAGAACAGCTGATGGCACAAGAGCTCGCTACTCTAGACTCTACAAAACTCTGGCCATGAAGGTTCCCTCTCTTAAGGACCTTGTTAGTGAACTGGAGTAA
- the KAC1 gene encoding kinesin like protein for actin based chloroplast movement 1 (kinesin like protein for actin based chloroplast movement 1 (KAC1); FUNCTIONS IN: microtubule binding, protein binding, microtubule motor activity; INVOLVED IN: preprophase band assembly, chloroplast avoidance movement, chloroplast accumulation movement, cytokinesis; LOCATED IN: in 6 components; EXPRESSED IN: 24 plant structures; EXPRESSED DURING: 13 growth stages; CONTAINS InterPro DOMAIN/s: Kinesin, motor region, conserved site (InterPro:IPR019821), Kinesin, motor domain (InterPro:IPR001752); BEST Arabidopsis thaliana protein match is: kinesin like protein for actin based chloroplast movement 2 (TAIR:AT5G65460.1); Has 1807 Blast hits to 1807 proteins in 277 species: Archae - 0; Bacteria - 0; Metazoa - 736; Fungi - 347; Plants - 385; Viruses - 0; Other Eukaryotes - 339 (source: NCBI BLink).), which translates to MADQRSKTNRWNWEVSGFEPRKSSSNASFAESTGHRTTGPLLRRNSISTPSLPPKQAIASKVNGLKEKVKLAKEDYLELRQEATDLQEYSNAKLDRVTRYLGVLAEKSRKLDQFVLETEARISPLINEKKRLFNDLLTAKGNIKVFCRARPLFEDEGPSVIEFPGDCTICVNTSDDTLSNPKKDFEFDRVYGPHVGQAALFSDVQPFVQSALDGSNVSILSYGQTNAGKTYTMEGSNHDRGLYARCFEELFDLANSDSTSTSRFSFSLSVFEIYNEQIRDLLSETQSNLPNINMDLHESVIELGQEKVDNPLEFLGVLKSAFLNRGNYKSKFNVTHLIVSIHIYYSNTITGENIYSKLSLVDLAGSEGLIMENDSGDHVTDLLHVMNSISALGDVLSSLTSGKDSIPYDNSILTRVLADSLGGSSKTLMIVNICPSVQTLSETISCLNYAARARNTVPSLGNRDTIKKWRDVASDARKELLEKERENQNLKQEVVGLKKALKDANDQCVLLYSEVQRAWKVSFTLQSDLKSENIMLVDKHRLEKEQNSQLRNQIAQFLQLDQEQKLQMQQQDSAIQNLQAKITDLESQVSEAVRSDTTRTGDALQSQDIFSPIPKAVEGTTDSSSVTKKLEEELKKRDALIERLHEENEKLFDRLTERSMAVSTQVLSPSLRASPNIQPANVNRGEGYSAEAVALPSTPNKNNGAITLVKSGTDLVKTTPAGEYLTAALNDFDPEEYEGLAAIADGANKLLMLVLAAVIKAGASREHEILAEIRDSVFSFIRKMEPRRVMDTMLVSRVRILYIRSLLARSPELQTIRVSPVECFLEKPNTGRSKSTSRGSSPGRSPVRYLDTQIHGFKVNIKAERRNKLASVVSRMRGLEQDAGRQQVTGVKLREMQDEAKSFAIGNKALAALFVHTPAGELQRQIRLWLAENFEFLSVTSDDVSGGNGGQLELLSTAIMDGWMAGLGAAVPPHTDALGQLLSEYAKRVYTSQMQHMKDIAGTLAAEEAEDAGQVSKLRSALESVDHKRRKILQQMKSDAALLNLEEGSSPIPNPSTAAEDSRLASLISLDGILKQVKEITRQASVHVLSKSKKKALLESLDELTERMPSLLDIDHPCAQREIATAHQLVETIPEQEDTNILEQSHDRRPSLESISSGETDVSQWNVLQFNTGSSAPFIIKCGGNNNSELVIKADARVQEPKGGEIVRVVPRPSVLVNMSLEEMKQMFVQLPEALSLLALARTADGTRARYSRLYKTLAMKVPSLKDLVSELE; encoded by the exons aTGGCCGATCAGAGAAGTAAAACCAATAGATGGAACTGGGAGGTGAGTGGGTTCGAACCGAGGAAGTCTTCTTCCAATGCATCGTTTGCGGAGAGTACTGGTCACCGTACGACTGGTCCTCTGCTTCGCCGGAACTCGATTTCGACTCCCTCGCTTCCGCCTAAGCAAGCAATTGCATCTAAGGTTAACGGATTAAAGGAGAAAGTTAAG CTTGCGAAAGAAGATTACTTGGAGTTGAGACAAGAAGCTACTGATCTTCAGGAGTATTCTAATGCTAAGCTTGACAGGGTTACACGTTACTTAGGTGTTTTGGCTGAGAAAAGTCGTAAATTGG ATCAGTTTGTCCTTGAGACTGAGGCTAGGATATCTCCACTTATCAATGAGAAGAAAAGACTGTTCAATGACTTGTTAACGGCCAAAG GGAACATAAAGGTATTTTGCCGTGCAAGGCCATTGTTTGAGGATGAAGGTCCCTCTGTTATAGAGTTCCCTGGGGATTGCACCATATGTGTAAACACTAGTGATGATACTCTGTCCAATCCCAAGAAGGACTTTGAATTTGACCGAGTTTACGGACCTCATGTTGGACAAG CTGCACTGTTTAGCGATGTCCAACCTTTTGTTCAATCTGCACTGGATGGATCTAACGTCTCCATATTGTCATATGGACAAACTAATGCAGGGAAGACATACACCATG GAAGGTTCGAATCACGATCGTGGTTTATATGCTCGATGTTTTGAGGAACTCTTCGACCTAGCCAATTCGGATTCAACTTCGACATCACGAttcagtttctctctttcagtGTTTGAGATCTATAATGAACAG ATCAGGGATCTACTTTCGGAAACTCAGAGCAACTTGCCCAATATCAACATGGATTTACATGAATCTGTTATAGAACTCGGACAGGAAAAAGTTGATAATCCATTGGAGTTCTTAGGAGTCTTAAAATCTGCATTTCTGAACCGGGGCAactataaatcaaaatttaatgtGACACATCT GATTGTCTCAATACACATATACTATAGCAACACGATTACTggagaaaacatatatagcaAGCTCTCTCTGGTTGACTTGGCTGGAAGTGAAGGTTTAATCATGGAAAATGATAGTGGAGACCACGTCACTGATCTGCTGCATGTCATGAATTCGATTTCAGC GTTGGGAGATGTTTTATCCTCGTTGACATCCGGAAAGGATTCAATTCCTTATGATAATTCAATTCTTACAAGAGTACTTGCAGATTCCCTAG GAGGAAGTTCCAAAACATTGATGATCGTTAACATCTGTCCAAGTGTGCAAACCTTGTCTGAGACAATCTCATGTCTCAATTATGCTGCTAGAGCTCGGAATACTGTACCAAGCCTTGGCAATCGAGATACAATCAAGAAATGGAGAGATGTG GCAAGTGATGCTCGGAAGGAGCtgttggagaaggagagagaaaaTCAGAATCTGAAACAAGAGGTTGTGGGCTTAAAAAAAGCTCTTAAAGATGCAAATGACCAGTGTGTATTACTCTACAGTGAAGTGCAGAGAGCGTGGAAAGTTTCATTTACATTGCAATCAGATTTAAAG TCAGAGAATATTATGCTTGTAGACAAACATAGACTAGAGAAGGAGCAGAATTCTCAGTTAAGGAATCAAATAGCTCAATTTTTACAGTTGGATCAGGAACAGAAGCTGCAAATGCAACAACAAGATTCCGCCATTCAAAATCTCCAG GCTAAAATTACAGACTTGGAATCACAAGTAAGTGAAGCCGTTAGATCTGACACAACAAGAACAGGAGATGCCTTGCAATCTCAGGACATATTTTCTCCAATACCAAAAGCGGTTGAGGGTACAactgattcttcttctgttaCCAAGAAACTTGAGGAAGAATTGAAAAAACGTGATGCACTGATTGAG AGGTTGCatgaagaaaacgaaaagTTGTTTGACAGATTAACAGAAAGGTCAATGGCTGTTTCGACCCAG gtgTTGAGTCCCTCATTAAGAGCTTCGCCAAACATTCAGCCTGCCAATGTTAACAG GGGTGAAGGATATTCGGCAGAAGCCGTTGCTTTACCATCTACACCAAATAAGAATAACGGAGCGATTACGTTAGTAAAATCTGGCACTGATTTAGTAAAAACCACTCCAGCTGGAGAATACTTGACAGCTGCATTGAATGACTTTGACCCTGAAGAATATGAAGGTCTTGCTGCCATTGCTGACGGCGCAAACAAGCTACTAATGCTG GTTTTGGCAGCTGTCATCAAGGCTGGTGCTTCCAGAGAGCATGAAATCCTTGCTGAGATTAGAGATTCTGTCTTTTCATTTATTCGGAAAATGGAACCAAGAAGAGTAATGGATACCATGCTTGTTTCCCGAGTTAGGATACTATACATAAGGTCCTTACTGGCACGATCACCGGAGCTTCAGACTATCAGG GTCTCTCCTGTCGAGTGCTTTCTTGAGAAGCCTAATACTGGTAGAAGTAAAAGCACTAGCAGGGGTAGCAGCCCAGGTAGATCCCCTGTTCGATATCTTGATACGCAGATCCATGGCtttaaagtaaatataaaggcagaaaggagaaacaagtTGGCATCTGTGGTATCAAGAATGCGTGGACTTGAACAG GATGCTGGGAGGCAGCAAGTTACTGGAGTTAAGCTGCGGGAAATGCAAGATGAAGCCAAAAGTTTTGCTATTGGGAACAAAGCCTTGGCTGCGTTATTTGTTCACACTCCGGCTGGTGAACTGCAGCGACAGATTCGGCTATGGCTTGcagaaaattttgagtttctttccGTGACCTCAGATGATGTATCGGGAGGAAACGGTGGCCAACTAGAGCTTCTTTCCACAGCAATTATGGATGGTTGGATGGCTGGACTAGGGGCCGCTGTGCCACCTCATACAGATGCTCTCGGGCAGCTTCTGTCCGAGTATGCAAAACGTGTCTATACTTCTCAAATGCAGCACATGAAG GATATTGCTGGTACCTTGGCGGCAGAAGAGGCAGAAGATGCTGGTCAAGTGTCTAAGCTTCGATCAGCTCTTGAGTCCGTTGaccacaaaagaagaaag ATTTTACAACAAATGAAAAGTGATGCAGCTTTGCTTAACCTGGAAGAAGGCAGTTCTCCTATTCCAAACCCTTCGACGGCAGCTGAAGACTCAAGATTAGCATCTCTCATTTCTCTGGATGGCATTTTGAAGCAAGTCAAG GAAATCACAAGACAAGCCTCTGTCCATGTTTTGAgtaaaagcaagaagaaagcATTACTTGAGTCCCTTGATGAACTCACTGAGCGGATGCCTTCTCTTCTTGATATCGACCATCCATGCGCACAAAGAGAAATTGCTACAGCACACCAGTTGGTCGAG ACGATTCCTGAACAAGAGGACACTAATATTCTGGAACAATCACACGACCGGAGACCCTCATTAGAATCAATATCCTCAGGTGAAACTGATGTATCTCAGTGGAACGTTTTGCAATTCAACACAGGCTCTTCAGCCCCATTCATCATAAAATGTGGAGGCAACAACAACTCAGAGCTCGTGATCAAGGCTGATGCACGCGTTCAAGAGCCCAAAGGAGGTGAAATTGTCAGAGTTGTCCCAAGACCTTCTGTGCTAGTAAACATGAGCTTAGaggaaatgaaacaaatgttTGTGCAATTACCCGAAGCTCTAAGTTTGCTGGCTTTAGCTAGAACAGCTGATGGCACAAGAGCTCGCTACTCTAGACTCTACAAAACTCTGGCCATGAAGGTTCCCTCTCTTAAGGACCTTGTTAGTGAACTGGAGTAA